One Micromonospora eburnea genomic region harbors:
- a CDS encoding PSP1 domain-containing protein: MGMLCAVSFNRYGRLYYLDPGELRPQVGDKVLVPTDEGPEVAECVWAAQWVDEDTAGFPRLAGLAQEEDLRRDELLRRRKADAKVAAKRLIREHGLPMKVVAVDHVFATPETGSDRTTIYFTAPHRVDFRSLVRDLGATLHCRVELRQLSARDSARVQGGIGSCGRDLCCATFLNDFEPVTIRMAKDQDLPLNPLRISGACGRLMCCLKYEHPLYQRFQESAPSIGSRVSSPEGEGKVVGHSVPRDSVTVRLDADGSRCSCSRASVCAPRQAHDSHYTR, encoded by the coding sequence ATGGGCATGCTCTGCGCGGTCAGTTTCAACCGGTACGGGCGCCTCTACTACCTCGATCCGGGCGAGTTGCGCCCGCAGGTGGGCGACAAGGTGCTGGTGCCCACCGACGAGGGGCCAGAGGTGGCCGAGTGCGTGTGGGCCGCCCAGTGGGTGGACGAGGACACGGCCGGCTTCCCCCGGCTGGCCGGGCTGGCCCAGGAGGAGGACCTGCGCCGCGACGAGCTGCTACGCCGGCGTAAGGCCGACGCCAAGGTCGCCGCCAAGCGGCTGATCCGCGAGCACGGGCTGCCGATGAAGGTGGTGGCCGTCGACCACGTGTTCGCCACGCCGGAGACCGGCAGCGACCGCACCACGATCTACTTCACCGCGCCGCACCGGGTCGACTTCCGCTCGCTCGTCCGCGACCTGGGTGCCACCCTGCACTGTCGGGTGGAGCTGCGGCAGCTCTCGGCCCGTGACTCGGCGCGGGTGCAGGGCGGGATCGGCTCCTGTGGCCGGGACCTGTGCTGCGCCACCTTCCTGAACGACTTCGAGCCGGTGACCATCCGGATGGCCAAGGACCAGGACCTGCCGCTCAACCCGCTGCGCATCTCCGGCGCGTGCGGCCGGCTGATGTGCTGCCTCAAGTACGAGCACCCGCTGTACCAGCGGTTCCAGGAGTCCGCCCCGTCGATCGGCAGCCGGGTGTCCAGCCCGGAGGGAGAGGGCAAGGTCGTCGGCCACAGCGTCCCGAGGGATTCGGTCACCGTACGCCTGGACGCCGACGGTTCTCGCTGCTCGTGCAGCCGAGCCTCCGTCTGCGCCCCCCGCCAGGCCCACGACAGCCACTACACCCGCTGA